Part of the Paludisphaera borealis genome, TAGCCGCTTTCCGCTCCGAAAGCCTGGTACCGCCCGATTGTCGACGCCCGGCCGGCGGGCCGCAAGGCCCCGTCGAGCCAGCGCGGCCGCCGGACTTTTCGACGCCACCGCCCGACGACCGTCTGTCATCCGCCCCCGGCCTCTGAGAAACTGGGCCTTCGGCAAAGTCGCCGCTCCCCCGTTCCCCGCTCTTCTGGACACCAAGCTCCATGCCCCAGGTCAACGACGCCCGCGTCAAGGACGTGAGCTGCGAGTTCGAGGACACCCCCTTCCGGACCCCCTTGAAGTTCGGCGGGCGGGTCGTGGACGGCAGCCAGATCGTCAACGTCGCCGTCACGGTCGAGACGGCCGATGGTCGGCGGGCCGTCGGCCATGGGTCGATGCCGCTGGGCAACGTCTGGGGATGGCCGTCGCCGAATATCGCCCCGGTTGCCGCCGCCGAGGCCGTCCGCCGGCTGGCCCAATCGGCCTCGCGCTGGCTGGCCTCGTACCCCGACGCCGGCCACCCGCTCGATATCGGGAACGACCTGGAGCACGCACTTGGAACCCTCGCGGACGAGGTGATCGGCGAACTGGGTCTCTCCGAGCCGATGCCCAAGCTGATGGCCCTGGTGGCGGCCTCGTCCGTCGACGCCGCCCTTCACGACGCCTACGGCAAGGTTCACGGGCGGTCCGTCTACGCCTGCTACGGCCCCGACTTCGTCGCCCGCGACCTCTCCCACTACCTGACGCCCGAGTTCCAGGGCGAGTTCCTCGACCGCTACGTCAGCCCCGCGCCCCGGCCGACCTTCCCCCTCTACCACCTGGTCGGGGCGATGGACCCGCTGTCGGCCGCCGACGTCGTCCGGCCGATCGGCGACGGCCTTCCGGAGACCCTGGCCGACTGGATCGACCGCGACGGCCTGACGCACCTCAAGATCAAGCTCAGCGGCGACGATCCGGCCTGGGACGCCCAACGGGTGCTCGACGTGGATCGGATCGCCGAGGAGGCCGGCCGGCGTCGCGGTTGGGCCGGCTGGCGGTTCTCGCTCGACTTCAACGAGCGCTGCGACCGGCCCGAGCAGGTCCTCGACCTGTTCGACCGGCTCCGCGCCGAGTCGCCTGGGGCGCTCGAGAAGATCCAGTACGTCGAGCAGCCGACCGCCCGCGACCTGAACGCCCACCCCGAGGCCGACATGCACCGGGTCGCGGCCGTCCGTCCGGTGGTGATCGATGAGTCGCTGACGGGGCTCGACAGCCTGCTGTTGGCCCGCCAGCGCGGCTACTCGGGCGTCGCCCTGAAGACCTGCAAGGGGCACGGCCAGGCCCTCCTGATGGCCGCTTACGCCCGCAAGCACGGCCTGTTTCTGTGTGTCCAGGACCTGACCTGCCCGGGGGCGTCGTTCCTGCACTCGGCCGGACTCGCCGCCCGAATCCCCGGGGTCGAGGCGATCGAGGGGAACGGCCGGCAGTACTGCCCGGCGGCCAACCGCAGGTGGGAAGACCGCTTTGCGGGCGTTTTCCACCCCCGCGACGGCGTGATCCAGACCGGCCTACTGAGCGGCCCCGGCCTCGGTTACTGACCGGCGGACGACGGCGAGCAGAGATCCGAGGAGACCCAGCGAATGAACCACGACCCCACTTCCGACGCCTCCGGCCTGTACTCGACGGCTCTCGCCCCGCCCCCGGCCGACGCCTTCCGACGCGGGCGCTGGCTGGCCCTGCTGGCCGCCTCGCTGGGCTGGATGTTCGACGGCTTCGAGATGGGGCTCCACCCGCTGGTCGCGTACCCGGCGCTCCGGGAGTTGCTCAGTCCGGGAGTCGCCGCGACGCTGGGGCCGGGCGCCGACTCGGCCGCGGCGGCGACGGCCCTGGCGACGGCGGTCGGCCAGTGGAACGCGATCCTGAACGCCCTGTTCCTGTTCGGCGCGGCGTCCGGAGGGTTCCTGTTCGGCTGGCTCGGCGACCGGATCGGCCGCACCAGGGCCCTGACCCTGACGATCCTGACCTACACCCTGCTGACCGGGCTGGGGGGCTTCTCGACGTCGGTCTGGCACCTGGCGGCGTCGCGGTTTCTGGCGGCGGTCGGGATGGGGGGGGAGTGGAGCCTGGGCGTCGCCCTGGTGATGGAAATCTGGCCGGCCTCGGCGCGCCCCCTCCTGGCCGGGGTGATCGGAGCGATGGGGAACCTCGGCTACCTGCTCATCGCCTTGACCAGCCTGGGCGTGAACGTCCTCTCCGGCCAGGCGACGACGAGCTGGCGGCCGTTGATGTTCATCGGCGTCGTGCCGGCGTTCCTGGTGTTCATGATCCGTCTCTGGGTCCCGGAATCGGCCCGCTGGGAAGCCGCCGTGGCCGACGCCGAGCCGGTCCGGCCATGGGAGCCCCTGGCCCCTGCGACGCGCTGGCGTTGCGTGATCGCCACGTTGCTGACGGGCGTCGCCCTGCTCGGCACCTGGGGGGCGGTCCAATGGATTCCGCTTTGGGCTGTCACTCTGGCTGGGCCGGAGCGAGCCGGCGCCAAGGAGTATTCCCAGATCGTCGCGGCGATCGGGGCCTGCATCGGAGCCTTGGCCGCCGCCCTGTTCTCGAGGCGGCACGGCCGCCGGCCGACCTACTTCCTGTTGTGTCTGCTCTCGCTGGCATCGACCGGCTGGCTATTCCGCACGCCCCAGACGTTCGGTCCGGGGTTCCTGGCCGGCGTGTTCGCCGTGGGGCTCACCACCGCGGCGTTCTACGGCTGGGCCCCGCTCTACCTGCCGGAACTGTTCCCGACCCGCATCCGGGCGACCGCCCAGGGAATCGCCTACAACTTCGGCCGGATTTTCGCCGGAATCGGCACTCTGGCCCTGACCGGCGCGATGCTCGACCGGTTCCGCAGCGACCTTCCGGCCAGCCTGGCGGTCACCAGCTTGATTTACGTCGTCGGTCTCGTACTGATCTGGTTCGCCCCCGAAACCAAGGGACGGCCGTTGCCCGATTGAGTCGGCTGCGGCCGTGGCGGAGCGAGCCGGTTCCTCATGGCGCAGCGATGGGAGTGATCATGCCAGAGGCTATGGATCGTGAGCCGACGCCCGCCCGCCGGGACGGTCTCGTGCAGCGGTTGCGCATCCACTTCGGCTTCCGTTCCTTCCGGCCCGGGCAGCGACGCGCCGTGCAGTCGGC contains:
- a CDS encoding mandelate racemase/muconate lactonizing enzyme family protein; translation: MPQVNDARVKDVSCEFEDTPFRTPLKFGGRVVDGSQIVNVAVTVETADGRRAVGHGSMPLGNVWGWPSPNIAPVAAAEAVRRLAQSASRWLASYPDAGHPLDIGNDLEHALGTLADEVIGELGLSEPMPKLMALVAASSVDAALHDAYGKVHGRSVYACYGPDFVARDLSHYLTPEFQGEFLDRYVSPAPRPTFPLYHLVGAMDPLSAADVVRPIGDGLPETLADWIDRDGLTHLKIKLSGDDPAWDAQRVLDVDRIAEEAGRRRGWAGWRFSLDFNERCDRPEQVLDLFDRLRAESPGALEKIQYVEQPTARDLNAHPEADMHRVAAVRPVVIDESLTGLDSLLLARQRGYSGVALKTCKGHGQALLMAAYARKHGLFLCVQDLTCPGASFLHSAGLAARIPGVEAIEGNGRQYCPAANRRWEDRFAGVFHPRDGVIQTGLLSGPGLGY
- a CDS encoding MFS transporter, producing MNHDPTSDASGLYSTALAPPPADAFRRGRWLALLAASLGWMFDGFEMGLHPLVAYPALRELLSPGVAATLGPGADSAAAATALATAVGQWNAILNALFLFGAASGGFLFGWLGDRIGRTRALTLTILTYTLLTGLGGFSTSVWHLAASRFLAAVGMGGEWSLGVALVMEIWPASARPLLAGVIGAMGNLGYLLIALTSLGVNVLSGQATTSWRPLMFIGVVPAFLVFMIRLWVPESARWEAAVADAEPVRPWEPLAPATRWRCVIATLLTGVALLGTWGAVQWIPLWAVTLAGPERAGAKEYSQIVAAIGACIGALAAALFSRRHGRRPTYFLLCLLSLASTGWLFRTPQTFGPGFLAGVFAVGLTTAAFYGWAPLYLPELFPTRIRATAQGIAYNFGRIFAGIGTLALTGAMLDRFRSDLPASLAVTSLIYVVGLVLIWFAPETKGRPLPD